A genomic segment from Luteolibacter ambystomatis encodes:
- a CDS encoding tetratricopeptide repeat protein translates to MPPIPKIFISATNGDLRGARLVVRDALLAIGCHPVEETTNFPPDAGTVTGMLERRISECQALIHIAGMRYSGEPDPATLPAGMPRRSYTQIEHDIGRRLQDERGIGSFRVYTFICPEDFPYDEDLPLEDGEKREWQIAHRRRLQEAPGFHERPADLHQLRTRVMALREVLISLRIEEHQVRREVVRTRRHGLIAVCLLVALVVAGGATFLHQQQRNHLEAKELNRVEAKENAAVMEAAVDRAIKLAAADRREKEELTPGQRMDLAWQQVAVEMKVSVGELRRKLDLYVRQVEENPGAEAKQKYYVLMAKGRFGEAAALMEEDTDSGEVRMKHLDAQYAAAEAWHERVADERKRERQCMVDSLLKQSDALMLKPDFEASLASCRRAAAWVSEDVDAEMWTEVNNRLACALFTLARNEEAELLFRSLLASAERREGGRSDAVARSLCNLAGILIATNRPKEAEPIFRQGLEIWSKSPGVEMSDLVNCLNNYSHFLRDENRLVEAEAALRGSLQIHERFHDLDSWQYVTSTNNLARLLQETNRRSEAESLFRNAVAISEKSLGSDHPALAASLNNLALFCQSTDRYGEAEGLLRRALAIHEKCLPADHPCIATSLGNLAVLLMTTNRFAAAEPLLKRALSINEKTLGPDHPNVGLVLNSLAGLLNEANRFTEAEPLFRRALVILEKAHGSNHPSVGMVLDNLGQLCHSTDRLADAESLLRRALDIRERVCGPDHPDVATTSGNLGNVLVDKGSLEEAEGLYRRQLAILEESLGPDHSKVAAVLDNIGQLFEVTGRSKEAEPLFRRSLAIREKVWGTGDPAITVSLDRLAHFLVGADRLAEAEPLYRRALAINEGSPGSGYTKIATSANNLARLLMKLSRWGDAEPLLRRAAAIYEKSLGLNHSYVAISYYNLACVLQATNRLEEAEIFYRRAVAVQEKASFPNQADLTSGLANFAQFLRATGRPAEAGAFFHRCLVISLKSIHLHGRVDQVSIDAFEGYRSTLADMKMSSQEVETKFASAATEAGCSDDEWTKLRLKLAAK, encoded by the coding sequence ATGCCCCCCATCCCGAAGATATTCATTTCCGCCACCAATGGAGATCTCCGCGGAGCGAGGCTTGTGGTGAGGGACGCGCTGCTCGCCATCGGCTGCCATCCGGTGGAGGAAACGACGAATTTTCCTCCGGATGCGGGCACCGTGACGGGAATGTTGGAACGACGTATCTCCGAATGCCAGGCGCTCATCCACATCGCCGGCATGCGCTACAGCGGCGAGCCGGACCCCGCCACGCTGCCTGCCGGCATGCCGCGGCGCAGCTACACCCAGATCGAGCATGACATCGGCCGCCGCCTCCAGGATGAACGCGGGATCGGGTCCTTCCGCGTCTATACCTTCATCTGTCCGGAAGACTTTCCCTACGATGAGGACCTTCCGCTCGAGGACGGGGAAAAGCGGGAGTGGCAGATCGCCCACCGCCGGCGGCTGCAGGAGGCGCCCGGCTTCCACGAGCGCCCGGCGGACCTCCATCAACTGCGCACCCGCGTCATGGCCCTGCGCGAAGTCCTCATCTCCCTCCGGATCGAGGAGCACCAGGTGCGCCGCGAGGTGGTCCGCACGCGGCGTCATGGTTTGATCGCGGTATGTTTATTGGTGGCGCTAGTGGTGGCTGGAGGTGCGACATTCTTGCATCAGCAGCAGCGGAATCACCTGGAGGCGAAAGAATTGAACCGCGTGGAAGCGAAGGAGAACGCTGCTGTCATGGAAGCTGCTGTTGACCGGGCTATCAAATTGGCCGCTGCTGATAGGAGGGAGAAAGAGGAGCTGACGCCAGGACAACGAATGGATCTAGCATGGCAGCAGGTAGCGGTGGAGATGAAAGTATCCGTTGGAGAATTGCGGAGAAAACTGGATCTTTACGTTCGGCAGGTGGAGGAGAACCCCGGAGCGGAGGCGAAACAAAAGTATTATGTTCTCATGGCGAAGGGGAGGTTCGGCGAGGCAGCGGCGCTGATGGAGGAGGATACGGACTCCGGTGAAGTCCGCATGAAACATCTGGACGCCCAGTATGCTGCGGCGGAAGCATGGCATGAGCGGGTGGCGGACGAACGGAAGAGAGAGCGCCAGTGTATGGTGGATTCTCTTCTGAAGCAGAGTGATGCCCTCATGTTGAAGCCGGATTTTGAAGCCTCTTTGGCGTCCTGTCGCCGTGCGGCGGCATGGGTTTCGGAGGATGTGGATGCGGAGATGTGGACCGAGGTGAACAACCGTCTGGCTTGCGCGTTGTTTACATTGGCCCGGAATGAGGAGGCCGAGTTGTTGTTCCGGTCATTGCTGGCATCGGCGGAAAGGCGGGAGGGTGGCCGGTCGGATGCCGTGGCAAGAAGTCTTTGCAATCTGGCAGGGATACTGATTGCGACGAACCGGCCCAAGGAGGCGGAGCCTATTTTTCGCCAGGGGTTGGAGATCTGGTCGAAGTCACCAGGAGTGGAGATGTCGGATCTTGTAAACTGCCTCAACAATTACTCGCATTTTCTGCGGGATGAAAACCGCCTGGTCGAGGCGGAGGCGGCTCTCCGAGGCTCCCTCCAAATTCATGAGAGATTCCACGATCTGGATTCATGGCAGTATGTCACGTCCACCAACAATCTGGCTCGTCTGCTCCAGGAGACCAACCGACGCTCCGAAGCGGAGTCGCTGTTTCGCAACGCGGTTGCAATCTCTGAAAAATCTCTCGGATCCGATCATCCCGCCCTAGCTGCTTCACTAAACAATCTCGCTTTGTTCTGCCAGTCCACAGACCGCTATGGAGAAGCCGAAGGCCTTCTCCGCCGTGCGTTGGCGATTCATGAGAAGTGCCTGCCTGCCGATCATCCCTGCATTGCTACCTCGCTCGGCAATCTGGCTGTTCTCCTGATGACCACAAACCGCTTCGCCGCGGCGGAGCCCCTGTTGAAACGCGCGCTTTCGATCAACGAAAAAACGCTGGGGCCGGATCACCCTAATGTCGGCTTGGTTCTTAATTCTCTCGCCGGACTTCTCAACGAGGCGAACCGCTTCACGGAAGCGGAACCCCTTTTCCGGCGGGCTTTGGTGATTTTGGAGAAAGCTCACGGTTCCAACCACCCGTCGGTGGGGATGGTCCTGGACAATCTCGGCCAACTTTGCCACTCCACGGACCGCCTTGCGGACGCGGAGTCCCTTTTGCGCCGTGCTCTGGATATTCGCGAGCGTGTTTGCGGCCCGGATCACCCGGATGTCGCAACCACTTCGGGCAATCTGGGGAATGTTTTGGTCGACAAGGGCAGTTTGGAAGAGGCCGAGGGCCTTTATCGCCGCCAGTTGGCGATTCTGGAAGAATCCCTTGGCCCGGATCATTCGAAAGTAGCTGCCGTGCTCGACAATATCGGCCAGCTCTTTGAAGTTACGGGCCGGTCGAAAGAAGCCGAACCTCTTTTCCGTCGCTCGCTGGCGATTCGTGAGAAAGTCTGGGGGACGGGGGATCCTGCCATCACGGTTTCTCTCGATAGGCTTGCGCACTTCCTGGTCGGTGCCGACCGACTCGCGGAAGCGGAACCGCTGTATCGGCGGGCGCTGGCGATCAATGAGGGATCCCCGGGCTCCGGTTACACGAAAATTGCCACATCTGCCAATAATCTCGCCAGGCTTTTGATGAAGTTGAGCCGCTGGGGTGATGCCGAGCCTCTTTTGAGGCGTGCAGCCGCAATCTATGAGAAATCCTTGGGGCTGAATCACTCGTACGTGGCGATTTCATATTATAACCTCGCCTGTGTGTTGCAGGCCACTAATCGTCTGGAAGAAGCAGAAATTTTTTACCGGCGTGCCGTGGCGGTGCAAGAGAAGGCGTCCTTTCCGAATCAAGCGGATTTGACCAGTGGGCTTGCCAACTTTGCACAGTTTTTGCGGGCCACGGGCCGTCCTGCGGAGGCTGGAGCATTTTTTCACCGGTGCCTGGTAATATCGCTGAAATCGATTCATTTGCATGGACGTGTCGATCAGGTATCCATCGACGCCTTTGAAGGCTACCGAAGCACGCTTGCCGACATGAAGATGTCCTCACAGGAAGTGGAAACCAAGTTCGCCTCCGCCGCCACCGAGGCCGGTTGCTCGGACGATGAATGGACCAAGCTCCGCCTGAAGCTGGCTGCCAAATGA
- a CDS encoding InlB B-repeat-containing protein has protein sequence MPASQRGLSALRLAAVLLSPFALPLLPAAHAQELAVPDHTIYPPPTGKQAGILQGSAVAIAGTSGAYRLTGCPADAVGGGNAGSVKVYDSNANFLYHLQRPDVAINDRFGARLAASGNLVAVGAPGKTVDNQSGAGKVYIYDVTAPAAPRLVISPPAPTAAQNFGDSIAISGNILVVGLPQSRVGGVSNAGSVLVYDITDAAAPVLLHTFTKSTPKSGEKFGFSVAIDGRKIVVGAPYVAVGTNANVGQAFVFNLDSATPGQPMLTLSNANPAPAVVANDLFGYSTGISGNRVVIGSIYGGNSTGAVYAYNLAGSSPTVPVVLTDPRAPAAAYAGDFGATVAIYGNYLAVGAPAEYHTGTANSNSGVVYTYNLASGTPYLAAFANPAVNPQGGKLGTSVAVYGGTVMSGVPWDDTEVTDAGIAYTFAVGGTAVSRTFKAVSPTSGDRFGKSVATAGDVIAIGSPGDPTAGANKGSVRVYSRTGTTAAWTITVPPGDLAKTTSFGDAVAMAGNRIAVYGQYVEAGYSVGRVYIYNTAGNKTSPLAVIQNPQPSAMSSFGATLAMPSGGNRLIAGVHYPNGNTGGAVVYDLSWSGTTPWATLVNPTPSSGDFFGQVLAMDGDTVAISSLGSGTGVIHRYNMGAPEAERAYATATYANPFPTSNSLFGGGLALKGTRLAVGASNYSAGGITGRVYVFDLAGATPGTPVLTIPNPGPGTSFGGRLALSGELLAVGAPQNSAEASGAGRGYLYSLASATPATPIRLLKNPTPQEQDSFTNSIALEGDLFIAGAYQDRTIADFKGAAYVYDLTDSLNVAADPPAGGSVSGGGTFTIGSPRPITATPASGWEFIRWSDGTTTRSRTVAVPADDSVFTALFRPASYAAWRSYHLTPQQNANPAFSGPNATPFNDGVPNLVKFFLNISPAAPMTAADRAALPVPRVEKVGGVSYFTLTYRRSGIATDITANLQVLGGTQADSWSVLAPDLVTTTTDPATGDQTVTLKVAMAGREKRLFRLLVTSPSAG, from the coding sequence GTGCCCGCATCACAGCGCGGGCTTTCCGCCCTCCGCCTTGCCGCGGTTCTGCTTTCCCCGTTCGCCCTTCCGCTGCTCCCCGCCGCGCACGCCCAGGAGCTGGCCGTGCCGGACCACACCATCTATCCGCCGCCCACCGGGAAGCAGGCGGGCATTCTCCAAGGCAGCGCCGTCGCCATCGCCGGGACCAGCGGCGCCTACCGCCTCACCGGCTGCCCGGCGGATGCCGTGGGCGGCGGCAATGCCGGGTCCGTGAAGGTCTATGACTCCAATGCGAACTTCCTCTATCATCTCCAGCGCCCGGACGTGGCCATCAACGACCGCTTCGGCGCGCGTCTCGCCGCCAGCGGGAACCTGGTGGCCGTGGGTGCTCCGGGAAAAACGGTGGACAACCAGAGCGGCGCGGGAAAGGTCTACATCTATGATGTCACCGCACCCGCCGCGCCGCGCCTCGTGATCAGCCCGCCTGCTCCCACGGCGGCGCAGAATTTCGGAGACAGCATCGCCATCAGCGGGAACATCCTGGTGGTGGGCCTGCCGCAGAGCCGCGTGGGCGGCGTGTCGAACGCCGGGTCCGTGCTGGTCTATGACATCACGGATGCGGCGGCGCCCGTGCTCCTGCACACCTTCACCAAGTCCACGCCGAAGAGCGGCGAGAAGTTCGGTTTCTCCGTGGCCATCGACGGGCGGAAGATCGTCGTCGGCGCGCCCTACGTGGCCGTCGGCACCAATGCGAACGTGGGCCAGGCCTTCGTTTTCAACCTGGACTCCGCCACGCCCGGCCAGCCCATGCTCACGCTCAGCAATGCGAATCCCGCCCCCGCGGTGGTCGCGAACGACCTCTTCGGCTACTCCACCGGCATCTCCGGGAACCGGGTCGTCATCGGCTCCATCTACGGTGGGAATAGTACCGGAGCGGTGTATGCCTACAATCTCGCCGGCAGCAGCCCGACCGTGCCGGTGGTGCTCACGGACCCGAGGGCACCCGCCGCCGCGTATGCCGGTGACTTCGGCGCCACCGTGGCGATTTATGGGAACTACCTCGCCGTGGGCGCGCCCGCCGAGTATCATACGGGGACCGCGAACTCGAACAGCGGGGTCGTCTACACCTACAATCTGGCAAGCGGCACACCCTATCTGGCCGCGTTTGCCAATCCCGCCGTGAATCCGCAGGGCGGAAAGCTGGGCACCAGCGTGGCCGTGTATGGCGGCACCGTCATGTCCGGCGTGCCGTGGGATGACACGGAGGTCACGGACGCGGGGATCGCCTACACCTTCGCCGTGGGCGGCACGGCGGTGAGCCGCACCTTCAAGGCCGTGTCACCCACCTCCGGCGACCGCTTCGGGAAGTCCGTGGCCACCGCGGGCGATGTCATCGCCATCGGCTCTCCCGGCGATCCCACCGCCGGGGCGAACAAGGGCTCCGTGCGCGTCTACAGCCGCACCGGCACCACCGCCGCATGGACCATCACGGTGCCTCCGGGGGATCTGGCCAAGACCACCTCCTTCGGCGATGCCGTGGCCATGGCCGGGAACCGCATCGCCGTCTATGGCCAATACGTGGAGGCGGGCTACTCCGTCGGCAGGGTGTACATTTACAATACCGCCGGTAACAAGACCAGCCCGCTGGCCGTGATCCAGAATCCGCAGCCCTCCGCCATGTCCAGCTTCGGCGCCACCCTCGCCATGCCCTCGGGCGGGAACCGCCTGATCGCCGGAGTCCACTACCCGAATGGAAATACGGGAGGTGCCGTAGTTTACGACCTCTCCTGGTCCGGCACCACGCCGTGGGCCACGCTGGTCAATCCCACGCCCTCGAGCGGGGACTTCTTCGGACAGGTGCTGGCCATGGACGGGGATACCGTGGCGATCAGCTCGCTGGGGAGCGGGACGGGCGTCATTCATCGCTACAACATGGGCGCGCCCGAGGCGGAGCGCGCGTATGCCACCGCCACCTATGCGAATCCCTTTCCCACGTCGAACAGCCTCTTCGGAGGCGGGCTCGCGCTGAAGGGCACGCGCCTCGCTGTCGGCGCGTCCAACTATTCCGCCGGTGGAATCACCGGCCGGGTCTATGTGTTCGACCTTGCCGGGGCCACTCCCGGCACGCCCGTGCTCACGATCCCGAATCCGGGACCCGGCACCAGTTTCGGCGGGCGGCTCGCCCTTTCCGGCGAACTGCTGGCGGTGGGTGCGCCGCAGAATTCCGCTGAGGCCTCCGGTGCCGGCCGCGGCTACCTCTACTCGCTCGCATCCGCCACTCCGGCCACGCCCATCCGCCTGCTGAAGAACCCCACGCCCCAGGAGCAGGACAGCTTCACGAACTCCATCGCGCTGGAAGGGGATCTGTTCATTGCCGGGGCCTACCAGGACCGCACCATCGCGGACTTCAAGGGCGCGGCCTATGTCTATGATCTCACGGACTCGCTCAATGTCGCCGCGGACCCGCCCGCGGGCGGCAGCGTCTCCGGCGGCGGCACCTTCACCATCGGCTCGCCGCGTCCCATCACCGCCACGCCCGCCAGCGGCTGGGAATTCATCCGCTGGAGCGATGGCACCACCACCCGCAGCCGCACCGTGGCCGTGCCCGCGGATGACAGCGTCTTCACCGCGCTCTTCCGCCCCGCCAGCTACGCCGCGTGGCGTAGTTACCACCTCACGCCCCAGCAGAACGCCAACCCGGCCTTCAGCGGCCCGAATGCGACGCCTTTCAATGATGGCGTGCCGAATCTGGTGAAATTCTTCCTGAACATCTCGCCCGCCGCGCCCATGACCGCCGCGGACCGCGCCGCGCTGCCGGTGCCGCGCGTGGAGAAAGTAGGAGGAGTCTCGTACTTCACGCTCACCTACCGGCGCAGTGGCATCGCCACGGACATCACCGCGAATCTCCAGGTGCTCGGCGGCACGCAGGCGGACTCCTGGAGCGTGCTCGCGCCGGACCTCGTCACCACCACCACCGATCCGGCCACCGGAGACCAGACCGTCACGCTGAAGGTGGCCATGGCTGGCAGGGAAAAGCGCCTCTTCCGCCTCCTCGTCACCTCGCCCTCCGCCGGGTGA
- a CDS encoding toll/interleukin-1 receptor domain-containing protein — protein sequence MKVFISYAAIDADLAESISIRLREQGYDVFFDRQQLRPGGSYDNKIREFVSDAQLLIFLARPESIASGAYAMTELEWFKEVYPTPGNRLLTVKTQPIPFQTIPAYLRAVTVLDAAGDLTAETIGHALRILERRRKNRMAVIGTAVTAALILAGMVGALFVHKGHQNSMQGKDESGSVVISASPKATPKPEIIQFALSNTSIGYRKRTDASAIFCDSNRSWLKDHDSYMAIEPKYPFSKASRLVFQFTIRNPSQEDLLITALTYQVKELFEVMGPLPGPLESLHTYHHDIVWAEGNQERDLTPVFSIPAQTTLSLEIELSVLQAEIGAGMWVAIEFDSNLGKFATDPFHLLLPKTRIDQDISRTDQASSPVVTSEQEFDFKKKESVTQELSSVDPRPTVVRNLTIPKVAVIDAAFIASDLTDDANASGFDRLALDMMFMKAAMQPDFAEFIKRTAEIEPRKAYSELFDPSKLRLFWNEARDFGTTR from the coding sequence GTGAAGGTATTTATCTCTTACGCGGCAATCGATGCCGACTTGGCGGAGTCCATTTCTATTCGGCTTCGGGAGCAGGGATATGACGTGTTCTTTGATCGCCAGCAGCTTCGACCGGGCGGATCCTATGACAACAAGATCCGCGAGTTTGTCTCCGATGCACAGCTGCTCATCTTCCTTGCCCGGCCTGAATCGATAGCTTCAGGCGCCTACGCAATGACGGAACTGGAGTGGTTCAAGGAGGTATACCCGACACCGGGAAATCGTTTATTGACCGTAAAAACGCAACCAATTCCATTTCAGACGATCCCCGCATACCTTCGCGCTGTCACTGTATTGGATGCGGCCGGCGACCTGACCGCGGAGACGATCGGCCACGCGTTGCGGATATTGGAGCGGCGAAGAAAGAACCGCATGGCAGTAATCGGCACCGCAGTCACGGCCGCACTGATCCTTGCGGGAATGGTGGGTGCCCTTTTCGTCCATAAGGGTCATCAAAATTCGATGCAGGGAAAAGATGAATCCGGGAGCGTCGTGATCAGTGCTTCGCCCAAAGCTACTCCAAAACCGGAGATCATCCAATTCGCTTTGTCCAACACCAGCATCGGATACCGAAAACGCACAGACGCTAGCGCGATTTTCTGCGACAGCAATCGGTCGTGGCTCAAGGATCATGACTCCTACATGGCGATTGAACCCAAGTATCCCTTTAGCAAAGCTTCTCGGCTCGTCTTCCAGTTTACTATCCGAAATCCATCCCAAGAAGATCTTCTCATTACCGCTCTAACCTATCAGGTTAAGGAGCTTTTTGAGGTCATGGGGCCACTTCCCGGCCCTCTCGAATCCCTTCACACCTATCACCACGATATCGTATGGGCGGAGGGAAATCAGGAAAGAGATCTTACTCCCGTATTCTCGATTCCCGCTCAAACCACGTTATCGCTGGAGATCGAACTCAGTGTCCTCCAGGCCGAAATCGGAGCGGGTATGTGGGTGGCAATTGAGTTCGATTCGAATCTCGGAAAATTCGCCACCGACCCCTTCCACCTGCTTCTTCCCAAAACCCGAATTGATCAGGACATTTCGAGAACCGATCAAGCCTCCTCTCCTGTCGTCACTAGCGAACAAGAATTCGATTTCAAGAAGAAGGAATCCGTCACGCAGGAGCTCTCCTCTGTCGATCCGCGACCTACCGTGGTGCGAAATCTTACGATTCCTAAAGTGGCAGTGATCGATGCCGCCTTCATTGCGAGTGACCTTACTGATGACGCCAACGCGTCCGGCTTCGATCGTCTCGCACTCGACATGATGTTCATGAAAGCTGCTATGCAGCCCGATTTCGCAGAATTCATCAAAAGGACAGCCGAGATCGAGCCCCGGAAAGCCTACTCAGAGCTCTTTGACCCGAGTAAACTCCGCCTCTTTTGGAATGAAGCCCGCGATTTCGGAACAACTCGATAG
- a CDS encoding PHB depolymerase family esterase yields MKTLLSCILLLALSRAGAAPVEMNSTLDGLGYLPDAARKAPTLPMGSTRAKVSKAGSFSQRDEKQAGFTVGMDAFAWAGTLQADGNEMRWRLFAPTVTGNVRCPLVVFLHGLGEAGADNTAQFKHDEFLVFAQPAIQRACPAYVLAPQHARGESWGGPVVEQPRFQLRMLVALIDQLRVKFPVDLSRIYIVGLSSGAGGVIDAVTLYPDVFAAGVAISNTHGSPYMIAERRRKPSPVWFFINDGESQPILDNAKTLPDAMARWGSDIRLTVADKRAGHAAWQWSFFHPDLLPWLFRQQLSVRPSYFEAADRARK; encoded by the coding sequence ATGAAAACGCTCCTCTCCTGCATCCTCCTGCTTGCCCTCTCCCGGGCCGGTGCCGCGCCCGTGGAAATGAATTCCACCCTGGATGGGCTGGGGTATCTCCCGGATGCCGCGCGGAAGGCACCGACCCTGCCCATGGGGAGCACGAGGGCGAAGGTCTCAAAGGCGGGCTCCTTCAGCCAGCGCGATGAAAAGCAGGCCGGGTTCACCGTGGGCATGGATGCGTTTGCCTGGGCCGGTACCCTGCAGGCGGATGGGAATGAAATGCGCTGGCGGCTTTTCGCACCCACCGTCACGGGCAATGTCCGGTGCCCGCTGGTGGTCTTTCTCCACGGACTGGGTGAAGCCGGAGCCGACAATACGGCCCAGTTCAAGCACGATGAGTTCCTCGTCTTCGCGCAGCCCGCCATCCAGCGCGCCTGCCCCGCCTATGTGCTGGCACCCCAGCATGCCAGGGGCGAGAGCTGGGGCGGACCGGTGGTGGAGCAGCCGCGCTTCCAACTGCGCATGCTCGTGGCCTTGATCGACCAGTTGCGCGTGAAGTTCCCCGTCGATCTCTCGCGGATCTACATCGTCGGACTCAGTTCGGGGGCTGGCGGCGTGATCGATGCCGTCACGCTTTATCCGGATGTCTTCGCGGCCGGAGTCGCCATCAGCAATACCCACGGATCGCCGTACATGATCGCGGAGCGCCGCAGGAAACCCTCTCCGGTCTGGTTCTTCATCAATGATGGCGAGAGCCAGCCCATCCTCGACAACGCGAAAACCCTGCCGGACGCGATGGCCCGCTGGGGCTCCGATATCCGGCTGACGGTCGCCGACAAAAGGGCCGGTCATGCCGCCTGGCAATGGAGCTTCTTCCACCCCGATCTCCTGCCATGGCTCTTCCGCCAGCAGTTGTCCGTCCGTCCGTCCTATTTCGAGGCCGCGGACCGCGCCCGCAAATGA
- a CDS encoding glycoside hydrolase family 32 protein yields the protein MHRAILSTILIGLSSLPVRAEIWNGERDLVVGDFEGESYDLWTSTGDAFGDEPARGNLATQMPITGFQGKRLANSFHGGDDSTGTLASPAFTLSRTYISFLIGGGRRPGKLELQLVIDGQVVRRAFGSQDKPGGTEALEQGYWSIGDLEGRTATVRIIDQAKGGWGHLNVDHIVATDKDPSGITLAPVPGLNDPPRQPTCLVHDIAQSLDPRGSGIFIPIRNGAPKRVLTLMDGDSVLMRNEVELADDLAKADWDAVMNIAPFKKVGAALSIHLDRMKPSFMMRTPIFDPARANAGSGTGRGGYDEPLRAQYHFSSARGWLNDPNGCVFHNGEYHLFYQHNPYGITWGNMHWGHAVSTDLVHWRELGDALFPDESGMMYSGSAVVDWKNTSGLGRDGKPPLILFYTAAGDEYTQCMAWSTDGRTFTKYAENPILRQVTHGNRDPKVIWHEPTKQWVMAVYVELKGVHTIHFYTSPDLKTWTYASKTDGFFECPDLFELPVDGDPAKKKWILTAASSEYQIGGFDGKTFTPETPKLPGHRGKGFYAAQSFSDVPDGRRIFIGWWQTETKGMPFNQSMSLPLELGLVTTADGPRLTFTPVKELEKLRGERRDVIRPDQPYGARPRVPLVTRVEAGGLHEVRVEFEPTTAGNVILRIGGSTITYDVKARQFIVHGQRANAPLIAGRQRLTIYCDRTGIEIFASDGQCYMPVPVNIGSDPQPSEISVESDGGDAIFHALQVHELRSAWR from the coding sequence ATGCACCGAGCCATTCTTTCCACGATCCTCATCGGTCTATCCAGTCTGCCCGTTCGTGCGGAAATCTGGAACGGCGAGCGCGATCTCGTCGTCGGAGATTTCGAGGGCGAGTCGTATGATCTCTGGACCTCCACCGGCGATGCCTTCGGCGATGAGCCCGCGCGCGGAAATCTCGCCACCCAGATGCCCATCACCGGCTTCCAGGGAAAGAGGCTCGCGAATTCCTTCCACGGAGGCGACGACTCCACCGGCACGCTCGCCTCGCCGGCCTTCACCCTCTCGCGCACCTACATCTCCTTCCTCATCGGCGGCGGCAGGAGGCCGGGCAAGCTCGAGCTCCAGCTCGTCATCGATGGTCAGGTCGTCCGCCGCGCCTTCGGTTCGCAGGACAAGCCCGGCGGCACCGAGGCATTGGAACAGGGCTACTGGAGCATCGGGGATCTCGAGGGCAGGACCGCCACCGTCCGCATCATCGATCAGGCGAAGGGCGGCTGGGGCCACCTCAATGTCGATCACATCGTGGCAACGGACAAGGACCCTTCCGGCATCACGCTGGCACCCGTGCCCGGCCTCAATGATCCGCCCAGGCAGCCCACCTGCCTCGTCCACGACATCGCCCAATCCCTCGATCCCCGCGGCAGTGGGATTTTCATCCCCATCCGCAATGGCGCGCCCAAGCGCGTCCTCACTCTCATGGACGGGGACAGCGTCCTCATGCGCAATGAGGTCGAGCTGGCCGATGATCTCGCCAAGGCCGATTGGGACGCGGTCATGAACATCGCTCCCTTCAAGAAGGTGGGCGCGGCCCTCAGCATCCACCTGGACCGCATGAAGCCGAGTTTCATGATGCGCACCCCCATTTTCGATCCTGCCAGGGCGAACGCCGGGAGCGGGACGGGCCGCGGCGGCTACGATGAACCACTACGCGCGCAGTATCATTTCTCCTCCGCCCGCGGCTGGCTGAACGATCCGAACGGCTGCGTCTTCCACAACGGCGAATACCACCTCTTCTACCAGCACAATCCCTATGGCATCACCTGGGGGAACATGCACTGGGGCCACGCCGTCAGCACGGACCTCGTGCATTGGCGGGAACTCGGCGACGCGCTTTTCCCCGATGAGTCCGGCATGATGTACAGCGGCAGCGCCGTGGTCGATTGGAAGAACACCAGCGGCCTCGGCAGGGATGGAAAGCCGCCGCTCATCCTCTTCTACACCGCCGCGGGCGATGAATACACCCAGTGCATGGCCTGGAGCACGGACGGCCGCACCTTCACCAAGTATGCGGAGAATCCCATCCTCAGGCAAGTCACCCACGGCAACCGCGATCCGAAGGTCATCTGGCATGAGCCCACGAAGCAATGGGTGATGGCCGTGTATGTGGAGCTGAAGGGCGTCCACACGATCCACTTCTACACCTCTCCGGATCTCAAGACGTGGACCTATGCGAGCAAGACGGACGGCTTCTTCGAGTGCCCGGATCTCTTCGAGCTGCCCGTGGATGGCGATCCCGCGAAAAAGAAATGGATCCTCACCGCCGCCAGCAGCGAGTATCAGATCGGCGGCTTCGATGGGAAGACCTTCACGCCGGAAACGCCGAAGCTCCCCGGCCATCGCGGCAAGGGCTTCTACGCCGCGCAATCCTTCAGCGATGTCCCGGACGGCCGCCGCATCTTCATCGGCTGGTGGCAGACGGAGACGAAGGGCATGCCGTTCAACCAATCCATGAGCCTGCCGCTGGAGCTCGGTCTTGTCACCACCGCCGATGGCCCGCGCCTCACCTTCACGCCGGTGAAGGAACTGGAGAAGCTGCGCGGCGAAAGGAGGGACGTGATCCGCCCGGACCAGCCCTACGGGGCGCGGCCCCGGGTCCCCCTCGTCACCAGGGTGGAGGCGGGCGGTCTGCATGAAGTCCGTGTGGAATTCGAGCCGACCACCGCGGGGAACGTCATCCTCCGCATCGGCGGGTCCACCATCACCTACGATGTGAAGGCGCGGCAGTTCATCGTCCACGGCCAGCGTGCGAACGCGCCGTTGATCGCTGGCAGGCAGCGCCTCACGATCTATTGCGATCGCACGGGCATCGAAATCTTCGCCAGCGACGGCCAGTGCTACATGCCCGTGCCCGTGAACATCGGGAGTGATCCGCAGCCCTCGGAGATCTCCGTGGAATCCGATGGCGGTGACGCAATCTTCCATGCCCTCCAAGTCCACGAACTCCGCAGCGCGTGGAGATAA